In Poecile atricapillus isolate bPoeAtr1 chromosome 1, bPoeAtr1.hap1, whole genome shotgun sequence, the sequence tccctccacCTCCCACCGAGCTCAACCCGgccaggaaaagagaaaggtgGTCCTGGGCCCCTGAGGTCCTGACAACTATCGCGGGGAGAGCAGAAGGGTGGGAAGAGGCattctgctgctccagctcgCAGAACACCATTCCTTCCCACGATGTGGGTGAGGGAGGCAAGGTGAGGTTTCTGTGTGTCCCCGTGCCTCCCCAAAGCTGCCCCTGTTGGAACCAACACTGGAGGCAAGAGGAAGTGTGGGGGGGAGTCGTTGCAGGTTCAAAGCCTCCCTTAACACAAGCAGGAAAGGCTTTGATCTAGGCAGGTGGTGCCTGGGCAGTAGCAGTAGCCTGATGCTGACAGAAGTTTTGCAGACGTGTGTTTGCTCTCTGACAGCTACACACCCTCACCCCCCTCTGCCCACCCACTCTCTTCTTGTACTGTCTACACAGGCTTTGTGCACAGCCTCTCCTTCTCTTGCACACCTACGTGCTGTACCCTCCCAGCTCTGATGAATAACATCCCTGTCTCCCTCCACAGATGAGccacccatggcaggggaaggggagagaagagGGCTATTGGACtgcagctgtgtccccagagaCAGCCAAATTCTGCACTGGTGAAAAgtcaaagaaaaatgcattttatataATCTTGGGTCCTAGGCTTACTGGCCAGCACCTCAGCACAGACTCTGCAACTCCACAAGAGATTCTCCCTTTGCCTGAAGGTTCAGAGCAAAATGAAAGTGCGTTTCATGTCTCAGTTTCTAGGGAGAGAGAACTGGAGGAGAGCACGGCTGTGCTTGTCTCCTTCACGTGCACTAACATGGAAGGTGATGACAGCAACAGAGTGTTCAAGGGCTCTTTATTAGAAATAACTTTTCTCCCCAATAACTTTCATGGTTCAACATTTCCGGGAAAAGCAGGGGAAATAACAAAAGCAAGTGCAAACGGAGCCTGTAGGCACTGGATCTGCAGTGATGAACAGCTAAGAGACACCTCTGGCAGAACTGAAGGAGAAGCTGCTCAGAACGGATCTAGTTTTCACTCCCACCTCCCTCATTCTCCTGTCACGACTACTGAGAATAAAAATTCTCCAATATTCCCTCAACTCATCAATTTAAAGTAGACTGAGCCTTGCAATAGAGATACATGACCCAGTCTAGGTTTTATCTTTAAATAATCAGACAGTGTTTTCTCCATATTTTAACAGCTTacaccaaaataataataaaaaaaaaaactacagagAAATCTTTTCATGTCATGAAAGACTCTCGACTGAGGGGACTGCATCTCATGAAAGACATTAAGCCTGCTGCACAGGGAACATCAAAAGCTGTAGCCAAagcagggggaggaggggaagggaagggaagggaagggaagggaagggaagggaagggaagggaagggaagggaagggaagggaagggaagggaagggaagggaagggaagggaagggaagggaagggaagggaagggaagggaagggaagggaagggaagggaagggaagggaagggaagggaagggaagggaagggaagggaagggaagggaagggaagggaagggaagggaagggaagggaagggaagggaagggaagggaagggaagggaagggaagggaagggaagggaagggaagggaagggaagggaagggaagggaagggaagggaagggaagggaagggaagggaagggaagggaagggaagggaagggaaggtgcgggaagggaaggtgcgggaagggaaggtgcgggaagggaaggtgcgggaagggaaggtgcgggaagggaaggtgcgggaagggaaggtgcgggaagggaagggaagggaaggtgcgggaagggaagggaagggaagggaaggtgcgggaagggaagggaagggaagggaagggaagggaagggaagggaaggtgcgggaagggaagggaagggaagggaagggaagggaagggaagggaagggaagggaagggaagggaagggaagggaagggaagggaagggaagggaagggaagggaagggaagggaagggaagggaagggaagggaagggaagggaagggaagggaagggaagggaagggaagggaaggggatggGGAAAATTGG encodes:
- the LOC131585499 gene encoding uncharacterized protein LOC131585499; this translates as MPSGGRSPSPPPHGPCRAEARGQPVGTDRSPVPGEDTPAPAPASGELAAAVPRRGCSGWKGRGGSRGVLAMTPQGRCLQSPAAPEPPRPRGAAGCALPPCSPLVPRRGGCRPVPACLQPAEPRLQPALPRAPQQPSRSPESTLFFRSLFISLPALFLSLFSLPLPRVCLFPCLSLSLSLPSAFQSRTSPSPSLSTAPSPVLFLSGRLPFRASPCSCPRPGRSPSQLSLQHHPHLLQLPPPPTELNPARKRERWSWAPEVLTTIAGRAEGWEEAFCCSSSQNTIPSHDVGEGGKMSHPWQGKGREEGYWTAAVSPETAKFCTGEKSKKNAFYIILGPRLTGQHLSTDSATPQEILPLPEGSEQNESAFHVSVSRERELEESTAVLVSFTCTNMEGDDSNRVFKGSLLEITFLPNNFHGSTFPGKAGEITKASANGACRHWICSDEQLRDTSGRTEGEAAQNGSSFHSHLPHSPVTTTENKNSPIFPQLINLK